Proteins encoded in a region of the Ancylobacter sp. SL191 genome:
- a CDS encoding ATP-dependent helicase, which produces MADPRNQPPDDEFDIPFDLPARVEAPAPKPGGIAARASALASPGRPAASGVYLDGLNPEQRAAVEATEGPVLVLAGAGTGKTRVLTTRIAHILSLGRAWPSQILAVTFTNKAAREMKERIGAMVGEQVEGMPWLGTFHSIGVRMLRRHSELVGLRSGFTILDTDDQIRLLKQLLQAEAIDEKRWPARLLANTIDGWKNRGLSPDQVSAGEGAAFANGRGQKLYAAYQARLKALNAVDFGDLLLESIRLLRENPDVLAEYHKRFRYILVDEYQDTNVAQYLWLRLLAQGSRNVCCVGDDDQSIYGWRGAEVDNILRFESDFPGATVVRLERNYRSDGHILGAAGHLIAHNEGRLGKTLFSEGQSGEKVTVTGAWDSQEEARAIGEEIEQLQRQAHPLNQVAILVRASFQMREFEDRFVTLGLNYRVLGGPRFYERAEIRDALAYLRVIVSPSDDLAFERIVNVPKRGLGDAALRQIHDHARAAQLPLIEAARELVGNEELKPKVRLTLRDLVGAFDRWREQMATLPQHELAEIVLDESGYTEMWQKDRSADAAGRLDNLKELVRSMEAFENLVGFLEHISLVMDAEGAAGQDAVNIMTLHSAKGLEFDTVFLPGWEEGVFPNQRALDEQGRAGLEEERRLAYVGLTRARKRAKVFFASNRRIHGLWQSSVPSRFLDELSEKDVEVTESRGGSGWGGGQGQGRYGYGPSRFDEAQSFGSSYSTPGWQRAQNAQNAARAGGGSFGGGGSSGGASGGSSGGFTGGRDSGGFDNRPTRFAASTAARGTRIIEGELIAKSTGTPARFDLGARVFHQKFGYGEVVAVEGNKLTVQFDKAGEKKVVDSFVQAA; this is translated from the coding sequence TTGGCCGATCCCCGGAACCAGCCGCCGGACGATGAGTTCGATATTCCCTTCGACCTGCCGGCGCGTGTGGAAGCTCCCGCGCCGAAGCCGGGCGGCATTGCCGCGCGGGCATCGGCGCTGGCCAGTCCCGGCCGGCCGGCGGCCAGCGGCGTCTATCTCGACGGGCTGAACCCCGAGCAGCGCGCCGCCGTGGAGGCGACCGAAGGCCCGGTGCTCGTGCTCGCCGGCGCCGGCACCGGCAAGACCCGCGTGCTCACCACCCGCATCGCTCACATTCTCTCGCTCGGCCGCGCCTGGCCCTCGCAGATTCTCGCCGTGACCTTCACCAACAAGGCCGCGCGCGAGATGAAGGAGCGCATCGGCGCCATGGTCGGCGAGCAGGTGGAGGGCATGCCGTGGCTCGGCACCTTCCACTCCATCGGCGTGCGCATGCTGCGTCGCCATTCGGAACTGGTGGGGCTGCGCTCTGGCTTCACCATTCTCGACACGGACGACCAGATCCGGCTGCTGAAGCAGCTGCTTCAGGCGGAGGCGATCGACGAGAAGCGCTGGCCGGCGCGGCTGCTCGCCAACACCATCGACGGCTGGAAGAATCGCGGCCTGTCGCCCGATCAGGTGTCCGCCGGCGAGGGCGCGGCCTTCGCCAATGGGCGCGGGCAGAAGCTTTATGCCGCCTATCAGGCGCGACTGAAGGCACTGAACGCCGTCGATTTCGGCGATCTCCTGCTGGAGAGCATCCGCCTGCTGCGCGAGAACCCGGACGTGCTGGCGGAGTACCACAAGCGTTTCCGCTACATCCTGGTCGACGAGTATCAGGACACCAACGTCGCCCAGTATCTGTGGCTGCGGCTGCTGGCGCAGGGCTCGCGCAATGTGTGCTGCGTCGGCGATGACGACCAGTCGATCTATGGCTGGCGCGGTGCCGAGGTGGACAACATCCTGCGCTTCGAGAGCGATTTTCCCGGCGCGACCGTGGTGCGGCTGGAGCGCAATTACCGCTCCGACGGGCATATTCTCGGCGCCGCCGGCCACCTCATCGCCCATAATGAGGGCCGGCTCGGCAAGACGTTGTTCTCGGAGGGCCAGTCCGGCGAGAAGGTGACGGTGACCGGCGCCTGGGACAGCCAGGAAGAGGCCCGCGCCATTGGCGAGGAAATCGAGCAGCTTCAGCGCCAGGCCCATCCGCTCAATCAGGTCGCCATTCTCGTGCGCGCCTCGTTCCAGATGCGCGAATTTGAAGACCGTTTCGTCACGCTGGGGCTGAATTACCGCGTCCTTGGCGGCCCGCGCTTTTATGAGCGGGCGGAAATCCGCGACGCGCTGGCCTATCTGCGCGTCATCGTCTCGCCCTCCGACGACCTTGCCTTCGAGCGCATCGTCAATGTGCCCAAGCGCGGCCTTGGCGACGCGGCACTGCGGCAGATCCACGACCATGCCCGTGCCGCGCAATTGCCGCTGATCGAGGCGGCGCGCGAGCTTGTCGGCAACGAGGAGCTGAAGCCCAAGGTGCGGCTCACCCTGCGCGATCTCGTCGGCGCCTTCGACCGCTGGCGCGAGCAGATGGCCACCCTGCCGCAGCATGAACTCGCCGAGATCGTGCTGGATGAGAGCGGCTACACCGAGATGTGGCAGAAGGACCGCTCGGCGGACGCGGCCGGGCGGCTCGACAACCTCAAGGAACTGGTGCGTTCCATGGAGGCGTTCGAGAACCTTGTCGGCTTCCTCGAACACATTTCGCTGGTGATGGACGCGGAAGGCGCCGCCGGGCAGGACGCCGTCAACATCATGACGCTGCATTCGGCCAAGGGGCTGGAATTCGACACCGTGTTCCTGCCGGGCTGGGAGGAGGGCGTGTTTCCCAACCAGCGCGCGCTCGACGAGCAGGGCCGCGCCGGGCTGGAGGAGGAACGCCGCCTCGCCTATGTCGGCCTCACCCGCGCCCGCAAGCGCGCCAAGGTGTTCTTCGCCTCCAACCGGCGCATCCATGGGCTCTGGCAGTCCAGCGTGCCCTCGCGCTTCCTCGACGAATTGTCGGAAAAGGATGTGGAGGTGACGGAATCGCGCGGCGGCTCCGGCTGGGGCGGCGGGCAGGGCCAGGGGCGCTATGGCTATGGCCCCAGCCGCTTCGACGAGGCGCAGAGCTTCGGCTCGTCCTATTCCACCCCCGGCTGGCAGCGCGCGCAGAACGCGCAGAACGCGGCGCGGGCGGGCGGCGGGAGCTTTGGCGGCGGCGGGTCGTCGGGCGGCGCCTCGGGCGGTTCTTCCGGCGGCTTTACCGGCGGGCGGGATTCGGGCGGCTTCGACAACCGCCCCACGCGCTTCGCCGCCTCCACCGCCGCGCGCGGCACGCGCATCATCGAGGGCGAGCTGATCGCCAAATCCACCGGCACGCCGGCCCGTTTCGACCTCGGCGCGCGCGTGTTCCACCAGAAGTTCGGCTATGGCGAGGTGGTGGCGGTGGAGGGCAACAAGCTCACCGTCCAGTTCGACAAGGCCGGCGAGAAGAAGGTGGTCGACAGCTTCGTGCAGGCGGCGTGA
- a CDS encoding type II toxin-antitoxin system HicA family toxin: MLTNSRDIRRRLEREGWVLDRIKGSHHVFRNPSNGAIIVLPHPRKDLGQGLLRAIYKAAGWTID, encoded by the coding sequence ATGCTGACCAACAGTCGAGACATCCGGCGGCGACTTGAGCGCGAGGGATGGGTGCTGGACCGCATCAAGGGATCGCACCACGTCTTCCGCAATCCGTCCAACGGGGCGATAATCGTCCTGCCGCATCCGAGGAAGGATCTCGGGCAAGGTCTGTTGCGCGCCATCTACAAGGCGGCCGGTTGGACGATCGACTGA
- a CDS encoding type II toxin-antitoxin system HicB family antitoxin: MSHYIAIVEDAGPDQAVGLWFPDLPGCFSAGDDVDAALLNAEDALIAFAEALAAQGRALPVARSLAALRGDPALADDLSSHMVALVPFRAGRLAAE, encoded by the coding sequence ATGTCTCATTATATCGCCATTGTCGAGGATGCCGGCCCGGACCAGGCGGTCGGGTTGTGGTTCCCCGATCTGCCCGGCTGTTTCTCGGCCGGGGACGATGTGGATGCGGCGCTGCTCAACGCCGAGGATGCGCTGATCGCCTTTGCCGAGGCGCTGGCGGCGCAGGGACGGGCGCTGCCCGTGGCCCGCAGCCTTGCCGCGCTGAGGGGTGATCCGGCCCTGGCGGACGATCTCTCCAGCCACATGGTCGCGCTGGTGCCGTTCCGCGCCGGAAGGCTCGCGGCGGAATAG
- a CDS encoding 50S ribosomal protein L11 methyltransferase has translation MLEGLPPNGASHVMRLDAPEEAARHIAEFLGESFDPAEVATSAFEIENVAEGSGWAVEVYFGEEPDEAMVRELIAIVAPDLAESAVFSTLEKKDWVAASLEGLAPVAIGRFLVHGSHDRHVVGPNHIGIEIEAALAFGTGHHGTTKGCLAAIDAFGKKRRPFRTLDVGTGTGVLAMAAARLFHTPVLASDIDRVAVATARANARANHAGPEITFLHAPGLGAGAFKRGGPYDLILANILLAPLKLIARPLAKLLAPGGRVVLSGLLPSHANAALAAYRAQGLRLVRKRTIEGWVTLELAADAGRPRRG, from the coding sequence ATGCTCGAAGGATTGCCGCCCAACGGGGCCTCGCATGTGATGCGCCTCGACGCGCCGGAAGAGGCGGCGCGCCACATCGCGGAATTTCTCGGCGAGAGCTTCGATCCGGCGGAGGTGGCGACCAGCGCCTTCGAGATCGAGAATGTCGCGGAAGGTTCAGGCTGGGCGGTCGAGGTCTATTTCGGCGAGGAGCCGGACGAGGCGATGGTGCGCGAGCTGATCGCCATCGTCGCGCCGGATCTGGCGGAGAGCGCGGTGTTCTCCACGCTGGAGAAGAAGGACTGGGTCGCCGCCTCGCTGGAAGGGCTGGCGCCGGTCGCCATCGGCCGCTTCCTCGTGCATGGCTCGCATGACCGGCATGTGGTCGGGCCCAACCATATCGGCATCGAGATCGAGGCGGCGCTGGCCTTCGGCACCGGCCATCACGGCACCACCAAGGGGTGCCTCGCCGCCATCGACGCCTTCGGCAAGAAGCGCCGGCCCTTCCGCACGCTCGACGTCGGCACCGGCACGGGCGTGCTCGCCATGGCGGCGGCGCGGCTGTTCCACACGCCGGTTCTGGCCAGCGACATCGACCGCGTCGCGGTGGCGACCGCGCGGGCCAATGCGCGCGCCAACCATGCCGGGCCGGAGATCACCTTCCTGCACGCGCCGGGCCTCGGCGCCGGCGCCTTCAAGCGCGGCGGGCCTTACGACCTGATCCTCGCCAACATCCTGCTGGCGCCGCTCAAGCTGATCGCCCGGCCGCTGGCGAAGCTGCTGGCGCCCGGCGGGCGGGTGGTGCTGTCGGGGCTGCTGCCGTCCCACGCCAATGCGGCGCTCGCGGCCTATCGCGCGCAGGGGCTGCGCCTCGTGCGCAAGCGCACCATCGAGGGCTGGGTAACGCTGGAACTCGCCGCCGATGCGGGACGTCCCCGCCGCGGGTGA
- a CDS encoding thioesterase family protein: MLDGIDFEPVFFAPFVSSVMTVEPGWVDHNGHLHSTYYTLLFEQAVDEAVFLVGLGPHLTSRAPASFFTVEAHQRFERSLQVGHQVRVTLRLINYDEKRMHLFQELHHAGEGWTAATCEQIAQHVEPGSRRVSPFPDEVLERLALMRAAHGALPLPDGLGRPINMPIRLS; this comes from the coding sequence ATGCTGGACGGGATCGACTTCGAGCCCGTGTTCTTCGCGCCGTTCGTCTCCTCCGTCATGACGGTCGAGCCGGGCTGGGTGGATCACAACGGGCACCTTCATTCGACCTACTACACCCTGCTGTTCGAGCAGGCGGTGGACGAGGCTGTGTTCCTCGTCGGCCTCGGCCCGCATCTGACCAGCCGGGCGCCGGCCTCCTTCTTCACCGTGGAGGCGCATCAGCGTTTCGAGCGGTCGCTGCAGGTCGGCCATCAGGTGCGCGTCACACTGCGGCTGATCAATTATGACGAGAAGCGGATGCACCTGTTCCAGGAGCTGCACCATGCCGGCGAAGGCTGGACGGCGGCCACCTGCGAGCAGATCGCCCAGCATGTCGAGCCCGGCAGCCGCCGCGTCTCGCCCTTCCCGGACGAGGTTCTGGAGCGCCTCGCGCTGATGCGGGCGGCGCATGGCGCCCTGCCGCTGCCGGACGGCCTCGGCCGCCCGATCAACATGCCGATCCGGCTGTCGTGA
- a CDS encoding FAD-binding oxidoreductase — protein sequence MLDEGRAATAADGSEVATVIAELAGHFGDRLALGRAIREQHANTITWLANEAPDAVVFVESTEEVQRVVRACAKVGVPVIPFGAGSSLEGQVNAPRGGISIDLSRMNRVLSVHPEDLDCVVEPGVTRKQLNEHLRDAGLFFPIDPGADASLGGMASTRASGTNAVRYGTMKDNVIALTAVLANGEVITTARRAKKSAAGYDLTRLFVGAEGTLGIITSLTLKLSGIPEAISAGVCAFPTIRAACDAVILTIQSGLPVARIELLDEVQVRACNAYSKLNLAEAPTLFVEFHGTEASVHEQAERFGEIARDFGGGDFSWATRPEDRTKLWQARHDAYWACLPLKPGAKALATDVCVPLSRLADCVDETKHDIEEMGMIAPIVGHVGDGNFHTVTLVDMDDPHDVAKAKSFISRMIERSLAMGGTATGEHGVGQGKRKYMEAEHGAETLAAMRAIKAALDPRDIMNPGKMLP from the coding sequence ATGCTGGATGAGGGCCGCGCAGCGACGGCGGCGGATGGGTCAGAGGTCGCCACGGTGATCGCTGAGCTCGCCGGCCATTTCGGCGACCGCCTCGCGCTCGGCCGCGCCATCCGTGAGCAGCACGCCAACACCATCACCTGGCTCGCCAATGAGGCGCCGGACGCGGTGGTGTTCGTCGAGAGCACCGAAGAGGTGCAGCGCGTGGTCCGCGCCTGCGCCAAGGTCGGCGTGCCGGTCATTCCCTTCGGCGCCGGCTCCTCGCTGGAGGGGCAGGTGAACGCCCCGCGCGGCGGCATCTCCATCGATCTCTCGCGCATGAACCGCGTGCTGTCGGTTCACCCGGAAGATCTCGACTGCGTGGTCGAGCCGGGCGTGACGCGCAAGCAGCTCAACGAGCATCTGCGCGATGCCGGCCTGTTCTTCCCCATCGACCCTGGCGCGGATGCCTCGCTCGGCGGCATGGCCTCGACCCGCGCCTCCGGCACCAACGCGGTGCGCTACGGCACGATGAAGGACAATGTCATCGCGCTCACCGCCGTGCTGGCCAATGGCGAGGTCATCACCACGGCGCGCCGGGCCAAGAAGTCGGCGGCGGGCTATGACCTCACCCGCCTTTTCGTCGGCGCGGAAGGCACGCTCGGCATCATCACCAGCCTGACGCTGAAGCTCTCGGGTATCCCTGAGGCGATCTCGGCGGGCGTGTGCGCCTTTCCGACCATCCGCGCGGCCTGCGACGCGGTGATCCTCACCATCCAGTCCGGCCTGCCGGTCGCGCGCATCGAACTGCTCGACGAGGTGCAGGTGCGCGCCTGCAACGCCTACTCCAAGCTGAACCTCGCCGAGGCGCCGACGCTGTTCGTCGAGTTCCACGGCACCGAGGCGAGCGTTCATGAGCAGGCCGAGCGCTTCGGCGAGATCGCCCGCGATTTCGGCGGTGGCGACTTCAGCTGGGCGACGCGGCCGGAAGACCGGACGAAGCTCTGGCAGGCCCGGCACGATGCCTATTGGGCCTGCCTGCCGCTGAAGCCCGGTGCCAAGGCGCTGGCGACCGATGTGTGCGTGCCGCTGTCGCGCCTCGCCGATTGCGTCGACGAGACCAAGCACGACATCGAGGAAATGGGCATGATCGCCCCGATCGTCGGCCATGTCGGCGACGGCAATTTCCACACGGTGACGCTGGTCGACATGGACGACCCGCACGATGTCGCCAAGGCCAAGTCCTTCATTTCGCGCATGATCGAACGCTCGCTCGCCATGGGCGGCACCGCCACGGGCGAGCATGGCGTCGGCCAGGGCAAGCGCAAATATATGGAAGCCGAGCACGGGGCTGAGACTCTGGCGGCGATGCGTGCCATCAAGGCCGCGCTCGACCCGCGGGACATCATGAACCCCGGCAAGATGCTGCCGTGA
- a CDS encoding AsmA family protein — protein MQNLLLTIASAIILAVVAAFAAPFVVDWTQFRATFEAQAARTLGVPVVIRGPIDARLLPNPSFTLRDVAIGLDAGGTGIVAGELSGRLSLGQLLSGRIVADRVTLERARIRVVIGGDGRVALPTGTSRPAPLSIADLRLQNSAVELIDRAGGHDLTLSAVNLMGDLGGLAGPLRLEGQVEAAGVLRTVRLALAAAEGPARLRLGVQDVGSPFALDLDGVLAFTGGRPGFQGKASLASRTPGAGGPPLRDGDGAVPVRDPLAGWSLSGTVNATYQAVDITNLALQLGSGEVPVELSGSGRYVAAALATAPATAPAAGTTGDAGGSRLDLTLAARQIDLGAATGGAAPLAALTRVAQTVAPLAGIARSGSLDLSTDTVLLGGAPMRAVKLGLDWSPAGWRARSIEARLPGRASLALSGRLPQAAGAGQPIRPPADAALFTGDMALAAEDLPAFAGWAAPEATALLAGLPGGAVSLKAAIAVGADRVALDRLTFTLGDQLSLTGTAAYAFPADGRRGKVDAVLATKGVDLDPLLPPLRRMIGFGGQRFDVGLSFSGTDVRLAGVGAAGADVILKADGGGLGIERLAIRNFGGLDLTGSGRLTAAAESDGRFEARLTGTRVDGLPALTRALGLPQGEALVAALGPSLAPLDLTTTLTSDKGRLALEARGRLGVLSGEGSAGFGTGQPLQIEAALTAADGSAVLGKLGVPALRPGLGVAQATVSVGTRTEARLAFAGGTLEALGQVTVEADGRVAPDLAVTLRGADLARLFPALTNGGVARVPAELTATLGREGPVWRLEALTGTIGGERIDGRAAYIPGESVPLTLELALDRWSLPAALALGTGTVAPPPGPPASGWPDGRFGPPALGPLTASVKLSLRQLDLPAGLVLDLAKLNARVSEGVVAVEELSGTLAGGRLAARFDLRRRGDNLAVDGHLAITDAESGPLLRAAGVERPGASAGVTLALDLTGAGRSPRGIAASLQGQGSLVLEGLEIPFNDPRALQYVMLATERGLPPEQARIVQLLNEGLSRGALKLPRIESALSVVNGVARSSTARAALGDQRFALTGAFDIPALSFETTLEMDDMSGASPTASGAPPGAGVQWRGPLNAPERRFDITALVAAINMRALERETKRLEAEYGRTPLTDGGQSTQPPAQAPAPQVAPQAAPQPAPQPAPRAAAPAPSPRPAAPRPVPLNLPQYPQPGAAAPPLAPPVDIPMDPLRSPIMAPPLAP, from the coding sequence GTGCAGAACCTTCTGCTGACCATAGCGAGCGCCATCATCCTGGCCGTCGTCGCGGCCTTCGCGGCTCCGTTCGTGGTCGACTGGACGCAGTTCCGCGCGACCTTCGAGGCGCAGGCGGCGCGCACGCTCGGCGTGCCCGTGGTCATTCGCGGGCCGATCGACGCCCGCCTCCTGCCCAATCCGAGCTTCACCCTGCGCGATGTCGCCATCGGCCTCGACGCGGGCGGCACCGGCATCGTCGCGGGTGAGCTGAGCGGGCGCCTCTCGCTCGGCCAGTTGCTCAGCGGGCGCATCGTCGCCGACCGGGTGACGCTGGAGCGCGCCCGCATCCGCGTGGTGATCGGCGGCGATGGCCGCGTGGCGCTGCCCACCGGCACCAGCCGGCCCGCGCCGCTCTCCATCGCCGATCTGCGCCTGCAGAACAGCGCGGTGGAGCTGATCGACCGCGCCGGCGGGCATGACCTGACGCTGTCCGCCGTCAATCTCATGGGCGATCTTGGCGGCCTTGCAGGGCCGCTGCGGCTGGAGGGACAGGTGGAGGCGGCGGGCGTGCTCCGCACGGTGCGGCTCGCCTTGGCGGCAGCCGAGGGGCCGGCGCGGCTGCGCCTCGGCGTGCAGGATGTCGGCTCGCCCTTCGCGCTCGATCTCGACGGCGTGCTGGCCTTCACCGGCGGGCGGCCGGGTTTCCAGGGCAAGGCGTCGCTCGCCTCGCGCACGCCCGGCGCCGGCGGGCCGCCGCTGCGCGACGGCGATGGCGCGGTGCCCGTCCGCGACCCGCTCGCCGGCTGGAGCCTTTCCGGCACGGTGAACGCGACCTATCAGGCGGTCGACATCACCAACCTCGCGCTTCAGCTCGGCAGCGGCGAGGTGCCGGTGGAGTTGTCGGGCAGCGGGCGCTATGTCGCCGCCGCGCTCGCAACCGCTCCGGCCACCGCTCCCGCCGCCGGCACGACCGGCGATGCTGGCGGCTCGCGGCTCGACCTCACCTTGGCGGCGCGCCAGATCGACCTCGGCGCGGCGACCGGCGGGGCCGCCCCGCTTGCCGCGCTCACCCGCGTCGCCCAGACCGTGGCGCCGCTGGCGGGCATCGCCCGCTCCGGTTCGCTCGACCTCTCCACCGACACCGTGCTGCTCGGTGGTGCGCCGATGCGCGCGGTCAAGCTCGGGCTCGACTGGTCGCCCGCCGGCTGGCGCGCCCGCAGCATCGAGGCGCGGCTGCCCGGCCGGGCGAGCCTTGCTTTGTCGGGCCGTCTGCCGCAGGCCGCCGGCGCTGGCCAGCCGATCCGTCCCCCGGCCGACGCCGCGCTGTTCACCGGCGACATGGCGCTCGCCGCCGAAGACCTGCCCGCCTTCGCCGGCTGGGCCGCGCCCGAGGCGACCGCGCTGCTTGCCGGCCTGCCCGGCGGAGCGGTCTCGCTCAAGGCGGCCATCGCGGTCGGCGCGGACCGGGTGGCGCTCGACCGGTTGACCTTCACGCTGGGCGATCAGCTCAGCCTCACCGGCACCGCCGCCTATGCCTTCCCGGCCGATGGCCGACGCGGCAAGGTGGACGCGGTGCTGGCGACCAAGGGCGTCGATCTCGACCCGCTGCTGCCGCCGCTGCGCCGGATGATCGGCTTTGGCGGCCAGCGCTTCGATGTCGGGCTGAGCTTTTCCGGCACGGATGTGCGCCTTGCCGGGGTCGGCGCCGCCGGTGCCGATGTCATCCTCAAGGCCGATGGCGGCGGGCTCGGCATCGAGCGGCTCGCCATTCGCAATTTCGGCGGGCTGGACCTCACCGGCTCCGGGCGGCTCACCGCGGCGGCGGAGAGCGACGGGCGCTTCGAGGCGCGGCTCACCGGCACGCGGGTCGACGGGCTGCCGGCGCTGACCCGCGCGCTTGGCCTGCCGCAGGGCGAGGCACTGGTCGCCGCGCTCGGACCGAGCCTCGCCCCGCTGGATCTCACCACCACGCTCACCTCCGACAAGGGGCGTCTCGCGCTAGAAGCGCGCGGCCGGCTCGGGGTGTTGAGCGGGGAGGGCTCGGCCGGCTTCGGCACGGGGCAGCCCTTGCAGATCGAGGCGGCGCTGACGGCGGCGGATGGCAGCGCGGTGCTCGGCAAGCTCGGCGTTCCCGCCCTGCGCCCCGGCCTCGGCGTGGCGCAGGCGACGGTGTCCGTGGGCACCCGCACCGAGGCGCGCCTCGCCTTTGCCGGCGGCACGCTGGAAGCGCTCGGACAGGTGACCGTCGAGGCCGATGGCCGCGTGGCGCCGGACCTTGCCGTCACGCTGCGCGGGGCGGACCTTGCCCGGCTGTTCCCGGCGCTGACCAATGGCGGTGTCGCCCGCGTGCCGGCCGAACTCACCGCCACGCTCGGGCGCGAGGGCCCGGTCTGGCGGCTCGAGGCGCTGACCGGCACTATCGGCGGCGAGCGCATTGACGGGCGCGCCGCCTATATCCCCGGCGAGAGCGTGCCGCTGACGCTGGAACTGGCGCTCGACCGCTGGAGCCTGCCCGCCGCGCTGGCGCTCGGTACGGGGACGGTGGCGCCGCCGCCCGGTCCGCCGGCGAGCGGCTGGCCGGATGGGCGCTTCGGCCCGCCGGCGCTCGGCCCGCTCACCGCCTCGGTGAAGCTCAGCCTGCGCCAGCTCGACCTGCCGGCCGGGCTGGTGCTGGACCTCGCCAAGCTGAATGCCCGCGTGAGCGAGGGCGTGGTCGCGGTGGAGGAGCTTTCCGGCACGCTGGCCGGCGGGCGGCTCGCCGCGCGCTTCGACCTGCGCCGGCGCGGCGACAATCTCGCGGTCGACGGCCATCTCGCCATCACCGATGCCGAAAGCGGGCCGCTGCTGCGCGCCGCCGGCGTCGAGCGGCCGGGCGCCAGCGCGGGGGTGACGCTCGCGCTCGACCTCACCGGCGCCGGGCGTTCGCCGCGCGGCATAGCCGCCAGCCTGCAAGGGCAGGGCAGCCTGGTGCTGGAGGGGCTGGAGATCCCGTTCAACGACCCGCGCGCGCTGCAATATGTCATGCTCGCCACCGAGCGCGGCCTGCCGCCCGAACAGGCGCGCATCGTGCAACTGCTCAATGAGGGGCTCTCGCGCGGGGCGCTCAAGCTGCCGCGCATCGAGAGCGCGCTGAGCGTGGTGAACGGCGTCGCCCGTTCCTCCACCGCCCGCGCGGCGCTGGGCGACCAGCGTTTCGCGCTGACCGGCGCCTTCGATATTCCCGCGCTGTCCTTCGAGACGACGCTGGAGATGGACGACATGTCCGGCGCCAGCCCCACCGCATCCGGCGCCCCGCCCGGGGCCGGCGTGCAATGGCGCGGGCCGCTCAACGCGCCCGAGCGGCGTTTCGACATCACCGCGCTGGTCGCGGCGATCAACATGCGGGCGCTGGAGCGCGAGACCAAGCGGCTTGAGGCGGAATATGGCCGCACGCCGCTGACCGATGGCGGCCAGTCGACCCAGCCACCCGCTCAGGCCCCCGCGCCTCAGGTCGCCCCGCAGGCCGCGCCGCAACCGGCACCCCAGCCGGCCCCGCGCGCGGCAGCGCCCGCGCCGTCGCCGCGTCCGGCCGCGCCGCGCCCGGTGCCGCTCAACCTGCCGCAATACCCGCAGCCCGGCGCCGCCGCGCCGCCGCTCGCGCCGCCGGTGGATATTCCGATGGATCCGCTGCGCAGCCCGATCATGGCGCCGCCGCTGGCGCCGTGA
- the serB gene encoding phosphoserine phosphatase SerB: MSETAPLVAVLIANPAAPALDADTLKSARAAVPGAGEARVLNPGIAAEFAVGPDADIAALRAALDGRPLDVALVPATGRRKKLFLADMDSTMIGQECIDELADYAGMKAHVAEITERAMRGEIAFEPALRERVALLKGLPLAVVDDVIAERIRLTPGGTELVRTMKAHGAHTLLVSGGFTLFTQRVAAMIGFHADRANVLVTDGDAFAGLVEEPILGREAKLAALVEMREALGLGESDTMAVGDGANDLAMIGEAGFGVAYHAKPAVAAAARFRIDHGDLTALLYLQGYTADAFVTA, translated from the coding sequence ATGTCCGAGACCGCTCCCCTCGTCGCCGTGCTGATCGCCAACCCCGCCGCCCCGGCGTTGGACGCGGACACCCTAAAGAGCGCCCGCGCGGCGGTGCCGGGCGCGGGCGAAGCGCGGGTGCTCAATCCCGGCATCGCCGCCGAATTCGCGGTCGGGCCCGATGCCGACATCGCCGCCCTGCGCGCCGCGCTGGACGGCCGGCCGCTCGATGTGGCGCTGGTGCCGGCAACCGGGCGGCGCAAGAAGCTGTTTCTCGCCGACATGGACTCCACCATGATCGGCCAGGAATGCATCGACGAGCTGGCCGACTATGCCGGGATGAAGGCGCATGTGGCCGAGATCACCGAGCGGGCCATGCGCGGCGAGATCGCCTTCGAGCCGGCGCTGCGCGAGCGCGTGGCGCTGCTGAAAGGTCTCCCGCTCGCCGTGGTCGATGACGTCATTGCCGAGCGCATCCGCCTCACCCCCGGCGGCACGGAGCTTGTGCGCACCATGAAGGCGCATGGCGCGCACACGCTCTTGGTCTCCGGCGGTTTCACCCTGTTCACGCAGCGCGTCGCCGCGATGATCGGCTTCCACGCCGACCGGGCCAATGTGCTGGTGACCGACGGCGACGCCTTTGCCGGCCTCGTCGAGGAACCGATCCTCGGGCGCGAGGCCAAGCTCGCCGCGCTGGTCGAGATGCGGGAGGCGCTGGGTCTCGGCGAATCCGACACGATGGCGGTCGGCGACGGCGCCAATGATCTCGCCATGATCGGGGAAGCCGGCTTCGGCGTCGCCTATCACGCCAAGCCCGCCGTGGCGGCGGCCGCGCGGTTCCGCATCGACCATGGCGACCTCACCGCCCTGCTTTACCTGCAGGGCTACACGGCGGACGCCTTCGTCACCGCCTGA